The window CCGCCAGCGTGGCGAACACGATATCGATATGGCTACGTTGCAAGGGGCCAGCGGGCGGGAGAATAATATCCGCATGACGGGAGGTTTCGGTGATGTACATATCAATACTCACCATAAACTCCAGGGACTCGAACGCTGCGTCCAGCCGTCCGCCATTGGGTGAAGACAACACTGGATTACCCGCCACCACCACCATGGCTTTAATCTGCTCAGGCCCCTCGGTCAGGATCTCTTCCGCCAGTGTCGCCGCCGGTAGTTCGCCGCCAAATTCAGGCAAACCGCGCACACTGCTGCGGTAGCGATCAAAATGCCCTTTATGTCCGGACATCGCGCCGATGGCGGGAAGGTCAATGGCGGGCTGGGTAAACATCAGGCCGCCGCGACGATCCAGGTGGCCAGTCAATATATTGATGCAGTAAATCAACCAGACGCATAAGCCGCCATAGCGTTGCACGCTGACGCCCATCCGCCCGTATAAAACCGCCTGACGGGTCTGCGCAAGCTCTCTGGCCAGCTTCCTAATGTCGTCCGCCGCAACGCCTGTCGCTTGCGCGACGCGTTCGGCGGGATAAGCTTCTCCCGCCAACCTGAGTAGCTCTACATCCTCAGTGATGTCGGCGAGATGGCCCAGATTGACCAGATCCTCATCAAACAGGACGTTGATAATAGCCAGCAACAGCAACACATCCGTCCCAGGTCTGATAAAGATATGTTCATCCGCCACTTTCGCTGTTTCCGCCTTACGCGGATCAATGGTGACGACTTTGCCTCCACGCTCGCGAATGGCCTTGAGTCTGCGCTCAACGCCGCCTGCGCTCATCAGGCTGCCATTGGACGCCAGAGGATTGCCGCCAATGCAGACGAAAAGGTCGCAACGATCTATGTCAGGAACTGGAAACAGCCCCTGATTTCCAAACATAGTGAGATTGGCCAGCATATGCGGAAGCTGGTCGAGGGACGTGGCGGAAAAACGCTTCCTGGTGGCTAATGCGCGCAGGAATGGCAGAATGAAAAGAGTATTGCCATGGTCATGCACGTTGGGGTTCCCCAAGTAGACCCCCAACGCATTGCGTCCATGCTCCTCACGCACTTGGATCAGACGCTGCGCGGTATAATCCAGGGCTTCGCTCCAGGAAATTTCCTCCCAACCATCAGCAGTGCGACGTAATGGTTGGCGCAAGCGGTCTGGATCATTCTGAAGATCCTGCAGCGCCACGGCTTTGGGGCAGATAAACCCCTCGCTGAAGGGGTCCTCGGCGTCGCCTTTGATGCTGACCACTTCGTCGCCATGGGTTTCGATGCGCAGGCCGCACATGGCTTCGCACAGCGTGCAATTTCTAAAATGGAGTCGCCGGGATTCTTGTTCGGCGCCAGTATTCACAGTCATGCGCAGACCTCGCTCTTCTTGGTATTGTTATATCCAGATCGGGTACCAAAGCTTTTTGGCTGACGCCAGCAGCGTCAAGCTGTTACTTTTTGTCTAACCTTTTTTTCATATTTACCGCTCAGGTCCCGATGCTTCAGAGTATGCGCCGCAACACGGCGTAAAAACCATCATAAAAGTCCGCCACGCAACAGACCAATGGCCGAATAAGACATTTTTTAGGCCGAACCGCGAGACCACAGCGCTTTCACATCGCAACAGCAATACTTTTTTCACATAGTGCGGAAATTAATGTCGTTCTTTGCTGCACATGCGTCTACATTTTGCCTTTGCAAAACGTTATTTTGGGCGTCTGGCGCTGTAAATGACGGACTCATAAGAAAAACGACTATTGAGAACGAGACAACCAACCGAACAAGAGGCCATCTGGCGAACCCTATGCCACAATTTCTTTTTGACATCGATCCAGGCTACCTCAGCCTACCTCAGCTGCAGCACCAGCTAAATATGCTGCAGGGAGCCATCAGGAAACCGGAAAAAATCCAGCAGGATCCCCATCTGAAGTCGTGGCGGGGACACGTGGACGCATTGATGACCATGTATAACCTGGTGGTCAGCGAGATTAATCTGCGGCAGAACAGCACCCTTCCCTATATTCACGCCTCAGGTGAATCCTTGATCTGGCCCGCTCGCCCCGGCATGCCAGTGGAGGAGCAATGGCCGCAAGCGGAAGCCGGCGCGCGTCTTCCCAGTCCTCGCAACGATCAGGCCCTGTGGGCGCAGCATAAATACTCGGTCATGGCGCGTAATCAAGGCATGTATCAGTCCCTTGGCCGCGCCGTCGCCGCCCGGGAAATCGCCTTGGGCGATCTGGCGGAAGAACTGGTCGCCGCCCTGCGCGTGCCGCCTCCTCTCGGAGGTTTACGCAACGCGGTCTGGCATATGTGGGGCTATATTTCCCAGTTTTCCCAGCTCAAGCCGGACAATACCCCTCTTCCAACCGTATTCCGGGAGATTCAGCTGCTGGCGGGCAAACATCAGTCCGCCTATCTGCTAAACTCCACGGCTTTGGGCGAACTCGCCTATTGGTGTTGGTTATTTGAAGGTAAACATTAATGCTGCAGTTGCATCATCGCGTTCAGGGAAACACTCAGGAACCTGCTGGAGACAAAACGCCCCTTGTTTTGATCCACGGCCTGTTCGGCTCTATGGAAAATCTGGGCGGCATCGCCCGATTGCTTGCCGATAACTTTGTCATTCACTCCCTGGACATGCGCAATCACGGCCGCTCGCCTCATGCGCAGATGATGGACTACTCCCTCATGGCGGCGGACGTCATCCGCTACATGGACAATGCAGGCATCGCCAAAGCCCACCTGCTGGGACACTCCATGGGCGGCAAGACCGCCATGCAGATTGCGCTGGAATACCCTCAGCGCGTTGAGAAACTGATCGTGGCGGACATTGCGCCAGTCGCCTATCCACCTCATCACAAAGAAATCCTCGCCGGACTCACGGCTCTGGACCCTGCGTCGTTATCCTCCCGACAGGAGGCCGACGAGCTGGTCAAACCCTACGTGCCGGAATTGCCGGTGCGTCAGTTTTTGCTGAAAAACCTGCAGAAAGGCGTAGACGGACGCTTTTCCTGGCGCATGAATTTACCGGCTATTCAGCAGAATTACATGAATATCATGGCGGGCCAGGATGCACAGCAGCCTTTCACCGGACCCGTCTTGTTTGTCAAGGGTGGAAACTCCGACTACATCCAGCCTAAGCATCGTGAGCATATAGCGCGTTTGTTTCCCGCAGCAGGCTTGCGGGTCATTCCGCATACGGGACACTGGCTGCACGCGGAGAAGCCGGAACTCTTCGCTCGCGTGGCTGAACGCTTCCTGATGAACGAGGATTCCGAATGAGCAAACGCATATTCATCATCTACACCGGCGGCACCATTGGCATGGTGCGCTCCCCGCAAGGCTATGTGGCCGTCAGCGGCCTGCAAAAGCTGATCGATGAAAAGATTCCTCCGCGCCTGTCCATGGACATGCCGGATTACGACCTCTTCGAATATCCAGACCCCATTGACAGCAGCAACATCAGACCGCCGGAATGGGCCCGCATCGCCAAAGACATCAGCGACCGCTATGACGATTACGACGGCTTCGTCGTTTTACACGGCACCGATACTATGGCTTACACCGCCTCGGCGTTGTCCTTCCTGTTACGGGATCTGACCAAACCCGTCATCGTCACCGGCTCTCAAATTCCCCTCAGCGAACTGCGCAACGACGCCCAGACCAATCTGGTGACCGCAATTGAACTCGCCAGCTCCTACAGTATTCCTGAGGTTTGCCTGTACTTTAACGGAGTCTTGTTGCGAGGTAACCGGAGCAGCAAATTGCTCGCCACGGGTTTTGAAGCATTCGCCAGCCCTAATTATCCCCATCTCGCCGATGTCGGCATCTATATTGAGCTGAATCAACACGCGCTACTGCCTGTTCCCGATAAGATCCGTTTCGAGCTGCCGGATTATAACTTCGCCCAGGTACGCGTATTGTCGTTGTATCCAGGGATTGAAGCGGAAGTCATCGAGGCGATGACGCAGACGCCCTGCCGCGCGCTGATATTACGCACCTACGGCGTCGGCAACGGACCCAGTCTCGATAAGCCCTTCCTGCAAGCGCTGGAGCAAGCCCATAAACGCGGCGTGGTCCTAACGAGCCTGACCCAGTGCACTTCCGGCAGTGTCAATCTGGGTAGTTACGCCGCCGGCTCGGAGCTGGCGAAGACCGGCCTGTTGGGAGGCGGAGATATGACCGTGGAAGCGGCCTTCGCCAAACTGCATCATTTGTGCGCCCTGGGCCTAAGCAGTGACGAAATGCGGACGGCAATG is drawn from Hahella sp. KA22 and contains these coding sequences:
- a CDS encoding DUF1722 domain-containing protein, with translation MPQFLFDIDPGYLSLPQLQHQLNMLQGAIRKPEKIQQDPHLKSWRGHVDALMTMYNLVVSEINLRQNSTLPYIHASGESLIWPARPGMPVEEQWPQAEAGARLPSPRNDQALWAQHKYSVMARNQGMYQSLGRAVAAREIALGDLAEELVAALRVPPPLGGLRNAVWHMWGYISQFSQLKPDNTPLPTVFREIQLLAGKHQSAYLLNSTALGELAYWCWLFEGKH
- a CDS encoding alpha/beta fold hydrolase, giving the protein MLQLHHRVQGNTQEPAGDKTPLVLIHGLFGSMENLGGIARLLADNFVIHSLDMRNHGRSPHAQMMDYSLMAADVIRYMDNAGIAKAHLLGHSMGGKTAMQIALEYPQRVEKLIVADIAPVAYPPHHKEILAGLTALDPASLSSRQEADELVKPYVPELPVRQFLLKNLQKGVDGRFSWRMNLPAIQQNYMNIMAGQDAQQPFTGPVLFVKGGNSDYIQPKHREHIARLFPAAGLRVIPHTGHWLHAEKPELFARVAERFLMNEDSE
- the ansA gene encoding asparaginase, with protein sequence MSKRIFIIYTGGTIGMVRSPQGYVAVSGLQKLIDEKIPPRLSMDMPDYDLFEYPDPIDSSNIRPPEWARIAKDISDRYDDYDGFVVLHGTDTMAYTASALSFLLRDLTKPVIVTGSQIPLSELRNDAQTNLVTAIELASSYSIPEVCLYFNGVLLRGNRSSKLLATGFEAFASPNYPHLADVGIYIELNQHALLPVPDKIRFELPDYNFAQVRVLSLYPGIEAEVIEAMTQTPCRALILRTYGVGNGPSLDKPFLQALEQAHKRGVVLTSLTQCTSGSVNLGSYAAGSELAKTGLLGGGDMTVEAAFAKLHHLCALGLSSDEMRTAMSKPRAGEITTKKS
- a CDS encoding molybdopterin oxidoreductase family protein; translation: MTVNTGAEQESRRLHFRNCTLCEAMCGLRIETHGDEVVSIKGDAEDPFSEGFICPKAVALQDLQNDPDRLRQPLRRTADGWEEISWSEALDYTAQRLIQVREEHGRNALGVYLGNPNVHDHGNTLFILPFLRALATRKRFSATSLDQLPHMLANLTMFGNQGLFPVPDIDRCDLFVCIGGNPLASNGSLMSAGGVERRLKAIRERGGKVVTIDPRKAETAKVADEHIFIRPGTDVLLLLAIINVLFDEDLVNLGHLADITEDVELLRLAGEAYPAERVAQATGVAADDIRKLARELAQTRQAVLYGRMGVSVQRYGGLCVWLIYCINILTGHLDRRGGLMFTQPAIDLPAIGAMSGHKGHFDRYRSSVRGLPEFGGELPAATLAEEILTEGPEQIKAMVVVAGNPVLSSPNGGRLDAAFESLEFMVSIDMYITETSRHADIILPPAGPLQRSHIDIVFATLAVRNTVKYSPPLFPKEDNELHDWEIFLELSRRLSSRDLRSSIEAEIKYKLLKRLGPDGLADIYLQLGPYGRDLPASVRWSGYLERALQALHPGHPLRQLWKQGPLSDENRDLPKGLSIKTLLQHPHGVDLGPLRPCLPQRLFTKDKRINLAPKIYLSDLSRVKALLNESGDDALLLIGRRHVRSNNSWLHNSHRLVKGKNRCTLLMHPRDASRYGVRDGEDAEVRSRVGVVVLPVEVTEDIMPGVVSIPHGWGHKRSGVNWSTASAHGGVSVNDLTDELWIDPLSGNAALNGVPVTVKSATGRKGKSRSAGAQKQGGSVAV